In the genome of Lathyrus oleraceus cultivar Zhongwan6 chromosome 4, CAAS_Psat_ZW6_1.0, whole genome shotgun sequence, the window tgcaatcttaccagtgagtgcaggcttctcaaaaatgtacttgattggatccattttggatatcaaccaagtggtgtgacttaacatatactgcctcaatctcttagcagcccaagccaatgcacaacatgtcttctcgagtaaggagtatcgtgattcacagtcagtaaatttcttgcttaagtaataaatggcatgctctttctttccagtttcatcttattgacccagaatacagcccatagaattctcaagcactgtcaaatacataaccaatggtcttccagcaacaggtggtaacaagataggaggctccatgaggtactctttgatattgtcaaatgctttctgacaatcctctgtccaaacacaattctgactctttctcagcaatttgaagataggttcacaagtggcagtcatgtgagaaataaaccgggatatgtaattcaatcgtcctagaaaacctctcacttgcctttctttttttggtgcgggcatctcttggatagcttttactttatctggatcaacttcaatgcctttttggctgacaatgaagcccaagagtttacctgacctgacgccaaatgtgcatttgttcggattgaggcgaagacggaacttcctcaatcgttgaaacaGCTTTAATAGATCTACTAAAtgaccttcttctgaacgagacttcgcgatcatgtcatccacataaacctcaatctctttgtgcatcatgtcgtgaaagagcgttgtcatggctcgctggtaagtagcacctgcgttcttcaacccaaacgacatcacttgataacagaatgttccccatggtgttatgaatgtagttttttccatgtcttcgggagccattttgatctggttatacccggagaatccgtccatgaaggagaatatgtcaaactttgctgtattgtctaccaacatgtcaatgtgaggcagggggaaatcatcctttgggcttgctctatttaagtcacgatagtcgacacacattcgtaccttcccgtccttcttaggaactggcacaatattttctatccactctggatacactgaagtggcaagaaaaccagcatctatttgcttcagaacttcttctttaattttgacggccatatctggatgtgttcttcttaatttctgtttaaccggtggacattctggcttcaaaggtagcttgtgctctacgatgtcagtgtcgagaccaggcatatcttgataagaccaagcaaacacatctacatactctttcaacaggctgatcaattgctccttgacctgtggggataacaatgctccaattttgacttctttcacattttcttccgaacccaagttgactgtttccaaaggctctttgtatggctgaatagtgtcttcttcattttcaagctggcgggcgacctcttctggaatctcatcccactcttcctcttcagcttcgaatacagaatgttcaaagttgggagagggcatgatgtcattgtgttcaacgggtttaagtaacctgtacaaacaattgtttttagaggactgaccatgacatgcaaaaatgtgttctttttaaggttttttttttgtgttaccattttccgaaaaagctgaaaagataaaaggacacaagtgtataggaacacaaaagatctttttcatggatagtacgttttttacaaaagtgcccattttacaaaattaatgcttcgcgctttgggctaaagcggaagatttttgaaaactgaaaagcttaattactttgatatgtggacacaatATGGGATGTCAACTGTggtccagttcttcataactactcctGGTGTCACAAATCTGGGGCCTTCGTCTTCTGTCTTTCCCTCAAAAGTATCCTCCTCAACTGCTACCATGTTGATAAACCCACCGCTGTGAAAGATATCTTTGAAAGGTCGCACCACTGAAGTCTGCACTTGTTTTCCATCAACAAAGCCTAATCCTGCATGGTTAACGTTTTCTGGCAACTCTATCACCTTGCCCCACATTTCTGTAGGACCTGTCTTGACAATCTGCTGGGCGTCTTTGAATGACGCGATTGAACCTTCACTTTTCTTGTAATCATCGATGGTCAGGGCCTGAAATGGAGTTTGAACAGCCGTTTCGTCTGCTTCTATCACACTAAACGATGAAAGGTGGCTAATCAGCATAGCCTGCTCCCCATTAACCGTCACTATTTGCCCATTCTTGAAAaattttaacttctggtgtaaCGTGGATGTAATGGCAcccgcctcatgaatccatgggcgTCCGAGCAGACAGCTATAAGCTGGCACtatatccataacctggaaagtgatctggaatACATGTGGTCCAATACCAATAGGCAAATCAACTTCTCCCATGATTGATTTTCTTGATCCATCGAACGCTTTCACAATAATTCCACTGTGCCGCATTTGCCCCCCTTTGTACTTTAGCTTCACCAAGGTAGACTTGGGCATGACATTCAGAGATGAACCGGTGTCAATTAGGATATTAGACAAAGAATCCCCTTGACAATTGGTTGAGATATGGAGAGCGAAGTTGTGATTCTTTCCTTCTTCTGGcagttcttcatcacaaaagccTAAGCCATTGCACGAAGTGATGTTGCCTACAACATTGTTGAACTGCTCTGCTGTTATATCCTGTTCTACAAAGGCTTGATCAAGCACCTTCAGTAGTGCTTCTCTGTGGACAGCTGAATTCAATAATAAGGACAGGAtcgagatttttgacggtgtctgtAGCAACTGATCTACCACTTTGTAGTCACTGAGCTTGATAATTCTAAGTAGTTCATCTGTTTCTTTATCAAGGGTTGAATTGCTTGTTTGCCCTTCTGTTTCTCTTGTCACTGGTACCACGACTACTGGATCTTTCTCAACATTTCTACTTGGGATAACCGGCGGAGCGAACACGCGGCCACTGCGCGTCATTCGGCTATTTGCTGCGATATTGGTAACTGAGGCTAAGGTTTTAATCTCGACTTCTTTACCGTTCTCAATAATAGTTGCTGCatagtgtaacaccccgataaaaataagataattatttaatttaagttaatattatatttattaatttaattaaataattggaatttttggattattattattattattattattggaataataattattggaaaatatatataagttggaaataagaaaaatagtctcatttggtaaagaaagggtttcacgtgaaaagcagagaagcggctgaaaagaggaaaagggcaaagagacagagcaagaggaagaaggttggagaagagaagagcttgaggctaaaggattgtcggattaactcaggtaaggggggtttatcgtcgtttaatgggtattatgggttaatATGTAATGGatagtgataaaccgttgaattgaccctaattgggatgttgaatgctgaaaaattgtgttggataagttgtgttaaagctgtaattgaatatgtatttgtgtgagttgtgatttcccgaacgtatagctttttacggaatcggaatcggaggtccggaagtcctccaacggcggaaaatgcggagaattctgcattctgcttcgtgttagcgcaggaacagctttctgtcttgcgttaaccggttaacccagggtgttaaccggttaacactgttaggaattatgaagtattgctgttttgcttgcgttaaccggttaacccagggcgttaaccggttaacactgttgtgatttgtgaatattgttgttctgtttgcgttaaccggttaacccagggcgttaaccggttaacactgttgagtttttccagaaagcgtgttctgtgttgcgttaaccggttaacccagggcgttaaccggttaacactgttggaaattggaaaaattaatatttgaataatgtgtgcataattggtgtttggcctatattggcgtatgatgtaatagggattaaatcccgctgttttgagcagtataggtattagtggagtgtgctaatactgtgattaattatttgacatgatatgatgttttgatacatgtgttgatgaatgtatgatggtatgcataatgctgtgaatgtatatgtcatgtatgcaattatgaatggactgtttatggcttagagtgtgagcatatgtccattgtggattattgttgatgattttgcattgctaggtgatttagcatgcatactgtggcctttatggtggtagctaattcccatagtgaggaattagtgagtgagtcattatggactgttgttgatgtttgcatgctaggtgaattagcgtgcatagcatggcccttggggtggtagctaattcccgtggtgaggaattagtgagtgagtcactaggtctcaaatgagtgggactagtgggcttggtagccgtatctggatttgatcggtgaggtgaactatatgttcacgaatagtcggtaccgcatgcatggagtctcattgcataatgtatgtatggcgtataatatgaatggatgtattccaatattatacgtgtgtttgtgttggcattgagtatgagtatgaattgtgttggtattgagtatgataattgagttgatgtgtcgttactgaatgtgtgatatgattagggtgattaacgtgttatttacttagcatttcatgatattctataatgctttttatatcgattgaggaactcacccttacaactatttttcaggtaacgagcagtgattgagtaggagctagtacttgaagtctagtgtagttccttagtgggtcatgctctggtagatgtaacatcgggatgggatgttttaaatgttttgttgttggttgtgaaccagtttacatgtaatatgctacatgttttgcatgattgatttaatctctatccgctgcgtattgtgcaaatgctttatgttttgaattaataaaagagcatgacagttattatggtgaatggtgtgaagtgattgtgtgacacccttaattgcatatttactctgattgatatattgtattttaattaaatatttggggtaatttagaagggtgttacattagtggtatcagagcatagtcggtcgagtcgagtcgtaattattctgttcccctgtacgtgataggtgttgtataaccctatcagtacttattgttttatcttgatgggttctcagaatagagatggctggaagaagtagagacgatgttgtgattgctgaggctctgggtatgctagctggagtacttgggggaaatccgaatgttgtgggaatgggagctgctcgtcaactgagtgagttccagaagaacaatcctccaatgttcaagggagcatacgatccagatggtgctcagaagtggttgaaggagatcgagaggatcttccgagtgactgagtgtgccgataaccataaggtcaggttcggtacgcatatgctgtcagaggaagcagatgattggtgggttgctacccgcactgagttggaagctgccgggagtgctgaggtcacttgggcggtgtttagagagagatttctgaggaagtaccttccagaggatgtcagaggaaggagagagatagagttcttagaattgaagcagggcaatcggtctgttactgagtatgctgctaagttcacagagctgtcgaagtattacattccctatgatgaggctactggagaattttcaaaatgcgtgaggtttgagaacgggttacgtcccgagatcaagcaggctattgggtatcagcggattagagtgttttctaatttggtcgactgttgcaggatgtttgaacaggataccaaggccagagcggaaagctatcagcagagggttgataggaaaggcaagaatcagaatgatcgtgggaaaccgtatgcagctggcaaaggtttccagagacagagtgggatgaggagacctagtgggggagactccagtgcccctgctaagtgttatagatgtggtcaggTTGGACATCGTTTCtatgagtgtaccagtgctgagaagaagtgtttcaagtgtggaaaaggtggtcacttggctgcagagtgccggttgaagactgtgacttgtttcaactgtggagaggtgggtcatattagcccacagtgtcctaagccgaagaaagagaaccagtcgggaggcaaggtctttgcattatcgggttctgagacttctgcagatgatcgtttgatccgaggtacgtgttatattaatggctttcctcttgtagctattattgacacaggtgcgactcattcctttatatctttggattgtgctgtgaaacttaagttagagatatctgaatgcatggaagtatggtgattgatactcctgcgaagggttcagtgactactacttcagtttgtttaaattgtcctttgagtatttttggtagagactttgggatggacctagtgtgtcttccactagtgcaggttgacgttattctgggtatgaactggttggtgtttaaccgagtctatatcaactgttttgataagactgtgatttttcctgagaatgaggaaggaaagagtttgtttctatcagcaaggcaggtgaatgaggcagtagcagaagggtcagagttgtttatgctgttagcgactttggaggctaaagataaactggtgatttgcgatctagctgtggtgtgtgattttcctgatgtgtttccggaagaagtgaatgaattaccgccagagcgtgaagttgagttctcgattgatttggtacctggtactaggccggtgtcgatggctccgtaccgtatgtctgctgttgagttaactgaattgaagagtcagttggaagatctgttggataagaaatttattcgtccgagtgtgtcaccgtggggtgcaccagtgttattggttaagaagaaagaaggtactatgaggttgtgtgtggactacaggcaactgaataaagtgacgattaagaatcggtatcctttgccgaggattgatgatttgatggatcagttagttggtgcgagtgtgttcagcaaaatagatttgagatcgggttatcatcagatacgtgtgaaagctgaggatattcagaagactgctttcagaacaaggtatggacattatgagtattctgtaatgccttttggtgtgactaatgcgcctggagtatttatggagtatatgaataggattttccatccgtacctagacaagtttgttgtggtgtttatttACGATATTTTagtgtattcgaaatcggaagaagagcatgctgaacatttgagagtggttttagaagttctacgagaaaagaagttatttgctaaactgtcgaagtgtgaattttggttagaagaggttagttttcttggtcatgtgatttcaagaggtggtgttgctgttgatccttctaagatagaagcggtatctaagtgggaagctccgaagtcagtttctgagataaggagttttcttggtttggctggttattataggaagttcatcgagggattttctaagttggcgttaccgttgacgatgttgactagaaaggggcaagcgtttatttgggactcaaaatgtgaagaaggtttccaagagttaaagagaaggttgactactgctcctattctgatattaccgagttcgtcggaatcatttgaggtttactgtgatgcttcgttgttgggtttgggtggtgtgttgatgcagaataagcaggttatagcttatgcttcgagacaactgagggttcatgagaggaactatccgacacacgatttagagttggcagctgtggtatttgttctgaagttatggaggcattacttgtacgggtcaagatttgaggttttcagtgatcataaaagtttaaagtatttgtttgatcagaaagagctgaatatgagacagaggagatggttagagtttctgaaggattatgactttggtttgaattaccatccgggtagagcaaacgtagtggctgatgcattgagtcggaaatcattgcatatgtctatgttaatggttaaggaattggatttaattgagcagtttagagacttgagtttggtgtgtgagagtactcacaatagtgttaaattgggaatgttgaagttaacgagtggtattctggatgagattagagagggtcagaaatccgatgtgcttttggttgataagttgactctagtgaatcaaggtcaaggtggtgaattcagagttgatgagaatggtgttttgaaatttggtaatcgggtgtgtattccggatgttaccgagcttaagaagagtattcttgaggaaggacatcgtagtggcctgagtattcatcctggggctacgaagatgtatcatgatttgaaaaagttgttttggtggccgggaatgaaaagagaaattgcgagttttgtttattcttgtttgacttgtcagaagtcaaagattgagcatcagaagccgtctgggctaatgcaaccgttggctattccagagtggaagtgggatagtatcagtatggactttgtttctggtttaccgaggacaagtaagaattttgaagctatttgggtgattgtcgatagattgacgaaatcggctcatttcattccgatcagaatggattatccgttagagagattagctgagttgtatattgagaagattgtaagtttgcatggtattccgtcgagtattgtttcggacagagatcctagatttacatcgaagttttgggaaggtttgcagagggctttgggaactaagctgagattgagttctgcatatcatccgcagactgatggtcagactgagaggacgattcagtcattagaggatcttttgagagcttgtgttttggaaaagggaggttcttgggattgttatttgcctttgattgagtttacctacaacaatagttttcattcgagcattggtatggcaccgtttgaagctttgtatggtaggagatgtcggacacctttatgttggtatgagtccggtgagagtgatgtggttggaccggagattgttcaacaaactacggaaaagattaagatgattcaggagaagatgagaattgctcagagtcgtcagaagagttatcacgacaagaggaggaagtcacttgagtttcaagagggagatcatgtgtttcttcgtgttactccgataactggggttggtcgagctttgaagtcgaagaagttgacacctcgatttattggtccttatcagattttggagaggataggggaagtagcctatcgtatcgctgtaccgccgtcacttgcgaatttgcatgaggtttttcatgtgtctcagttgaggaggtacattcctgatccgtcgcatgtagtccaaatagatgatgtacaagtgagagataacctgactgttgaaacatcacctatgaggatcgaggatcgagagttgaagcagttgcggggtaaagagattgctttggtaaaggtagcttggggaggaccagcaggtggcaatgtgacttgggaacttgagagtcagatgaaggaatcttatcctgagttattcgcttgaggtatgttttcgaggacgaaaactcttttagtgggggagagttgtaacaccccgataaaaataagataattatttaatttaagttaatattatatttattaatttaattaaataattggaatttttggattattattattattattattattattggaataataattattggaaaatatatataagttagaaataagaaaaagagtctcatttggtaaagaaagggtttcacgtgaaaagcagagaagcggctgaaaagaggaaaagggcaaagagacagagcaagaggaagaaggttggagaagagaagagcttgaggctaaaggattgtcggattaactcaggtaaggggggtttatcgtcgtttaatgggtattatgggttaatatgtaatgggtagtgataaaccgttgaattgaccctaattgggatgttgaatgctgaaaaattgtgttggataagttgtgttaaagctgtaattgaatctgtatttgtgtgagttgtgatttcccgaacgtatagctttttacggaatcggaatcggaggtccggaagtcctccaacggcggaaaatgcggagaattctgcattctgcttcgtgttagcgcaggaacagctttctgtcttgcgttaaccggttaacccagggtgttaaccggttaacactgttaggaattatgaagtattgctgttttgcttgcgttaaccggttaacccagggcgttaaccggttaacactgttgtgatttgtgaatattgttgttctgtttgcgttaaccggttaacccagggcgttaaccggttaacactgttgagttttgccagaaagcgtgttctgtgttgcgttaaccggttaacccagggcgttaaccggttaacactgttggaaattggaaaaattaatatttgaataatgtgtgcataattggtgtttggcctatattggcgtatgatgtaatagggattaaatcccgctgttttgagcagtataggtattagtggagtgtgctaatactgtgattaattatttgacatgatatgatattttgatacatgtgttgatgaatgtatgatggtatgcataatgctgtgaatgtatatgtcatgtatgcaattatgaatggactgtttatggcttagagtgtgagcatatgtcaattgtggattattgttgatgattttgcattgctaggtgatttagcatgcatattgtggcctttatggtggtagctaattcccatagtgaggaattagtgagttagtcattatggactgttgttgatgtttgcatgctaggtgaattagcgtgcatagcatggcccttggggtggtagctaattcccgtggtgaggaattagtgagtgagtcactaggtctcaaatgagtgggactagtgggcttggtagccgtatctggatttgatcggtgaggtgaactatatgttcacgaatagtcggtaccgcatgcatggagtctcattgcataatgtatgtatggcgtataatatgaatggatgtattccaatattatacgtgtgtttgtgttggcattgagtatgagtatgaattgtgttggtattgagtatgataattgagttgatgtgccgttactgaatgtgtgatatgattagggtgattaacgtgttatttacttagcatttcatgatattctataatgctttttatatcgattgaggaactcacccttacaactatttttcaggtaacgagcagtgattgagtaggagctagtacttgaagtctagtgtagttccttagtgggtcatgctctggtagatgtaacatcgggatgggatgttttaaatgttttgttgttggttgtgaaccagtttacatgtaatatgctacatgttttgcatgattgatttaatctctatccgctgcgtattgtgcaaatgctttatgttttgaattaataaaagagcatgacagttattatggtgaatggtgtgaagtgattgtgtgacacccttaattgcatatttactctgattgatatattgtattttaattaaatatttggggtaatttagaagggtgttacacatagCGGCAGGGGACCGCTTTATCTGAAGTGTAAGGCATTGGGCCCGGAGGGCAAATCACCACTGGCTCCCTCGGATGATAAGCTATCTCTACTTTCTCTGGAATGTTGAAGCAAGGAATGATGACATTCACCTCTTGTTCTTGTGATTCTGGAGAACTCACTTGTGTAGAAATCTGAATCAAACCCTGATCCAGGACGCCTTGCAAATCATCTTGAATCTTTCTACAACCTCTTGAATTGACTGAACATGTACCACAGATCTGGTGGTCATGTTGGAATAGACCATGAGCACATAAAACAGAATGAATTTCAACCAAAGACCGCCGAATCTCCTCTATCTTCGTAACACTTTGTTCATTGAGACAAACTTCTATATTGTTCACTGATGAAGGACCATGACTTGGCATTGGATTGTCCTTCACATTGGGACCCATGTTCTTGAAGGTCAGGATACCTGCTCTTGTCAACTTCTGTACTTCCAACTTTAAAGCAAAACAGTTGTCTAAGTCATGACCTGGAGCATTCTGATGAAAGGGACAAGATACCTCTGGCTTGTACAACCAAGGTAGCATTTCTGGTACAAGAGGTCGTGGTCGTGGTTGCACAAGGTTTTTAGTGATCAAAGctggatacaattctgcatatgacattggaattggatcaaaattggTTCTTCTTTGCTGCTATGGTGGACGTTGTTGTAactgatgttgatgttgttgaggttgatgttgttgctgatactgagtaTTCTGTTGGAAACGGTTGGTACGCTGCTGAGGGTATTGGACTTGAACTGGAGCGGAAGTGATTACTGGAGTCACGGCTGCTATATGTTGGTGTTGGGAATGGTAAGGATAATTGATCCTTCTTGGATGATTATAGGACACAGCATTAGTTTCTTGTTCCTTCTTTTTCATAAAACCGTCGTACCTCTTTGCCCCGCTTGAAGATGAACTTCCTTCTCTAACTAGACGCCCTTCTCGAACTGCTTCCTCTAAACGGACTCCCATGTTTACCATGTCAGTAAAGTCTGTAGGAGCGCTTGcaatcatcctctcgtaataaaaAGTATCAAGAGTCTTTAAGAACACTTtcgtcatctccttttcttccataGGTGGAACAACCTGTGCTGCAATTTCGCGCCACCTTTGCGCGTATTCACGGAATGTCTCCTTTTCTCTTTGTTGCATGgacctcaactgatctcggtcTGGCACATTATCAAGGTTGTATTTGTAATGTTTGATAAAGGCCTCGCCTAAATCGTTGAAAGTCTTGATCTGAGAACTGTTTAATCCCATATACCAGCGTAAAGCTGCACCGGTAAGGCTGTCTTGAAAACAATGAATGAGCATCCTTTGGTCGTTGGTGTACATTGACATCTTTCGCACGTACATAACCAAATGGGTCTGTGGACAAGAActtcctttgtacttttcaaattcTGGTAGTTTAAATT includes:
- the LOC127136695 gene encoding uncharacterized protein LOC127136695; this encodes MTRSGRVFAPPVIPSRNVEKDPVVVVPVTRETEGQTSNSTLDKETDELLRIIKLSDYKVVDQLLQTPSKISILSLLLNSAVHREALLKVLDQAFVEQDITAEQFNNVVGNITSCNGLGFCDEELPEEGKNHNFALHISTNCQGDSLSNILIDTGSSLNVMPKSTLVKLKYKGGQMRHSGIIVKAFDGSRKSIMGEVDLPIGIGPHVFQITFQVMDIVPAYSCLLGRPWIHEAGAITSTLHQKLKFFKNGQIVTVNGEQAMLISHLSSFSVIEADETAVQTPFQALTIDDYKKSEGSIASFKDAQQIVKTGPTEMWGKVIELPENVNHAGLGFVDGKQVQTSVVRPFKDIFHSGGFINMVAVEEDTFEGKTEDEGPRFVTPGVVMKNWTTVDIPYCVHISK